A section of the Hirschia baltica ATCC 49814 genome encodes:
- the rimM gene encoding ribosome maturation factor RimM (Essential for efficient processing of 16S rRNA): MRDEQSKASLDLVVVAQIGGAHGVRGHVRVRSFTVVAEDCFAYGPLLDENGDVIFTAKSYQENKDGFVVWPVENRQREEWMAMKGVLLHVPRNALPEPEEDEFYFEDLIGSKVVHEDGRELGQVLNVHNFGADDLLELKSPHGTDYMLPFTLEIIPKVDVKAQLLTAKPEEQYLPDALRIDEPDDDEADTSED; this comes from the coding sequence ATGCGTGATGAACAGTCTAAAGCAAGTTTGGATCTTGTCGTTGTCGCCCAAATAGGCGGTGCGCATGGTGTGCGTGGTCATGTGCGTGTGCGTTCCTTCACTGTTGTCGCGGAAGATTGTTTTGCATATGGGCCATTGCTTGATGAGAATGGCGATGTGATTTTTACAGCTAAAAGCTATCAGGAAAATAAGGATGGCTTTGTCGTTTGGCCTGTAGAAAATCGTCAACGTGAAGAATGGATGGCGATGAAAGGCGTGCTGCTGCATGTGCCTCGTAATGCTTTGCCAGAGCCAGAAGAAGATGAATTTTACTTTGAAGACCTAATCGGCTCTAAAGTTGTGCATGAAGATGGCCGTGAGCTGGGTCAGGTGCTGAATGTACATAATTTCGGTGCGGATGATTTGTTAGAGCTAAAAAGTCCGCATGGTACGGATTATATGCTGCCATTCACGCTTGAAATTATTCCCAAGGTAGATGTCAAAGCTCAATTGCTGACTGCGAAACCAGAAGAGCAATATCTGCCCGATGCTCTTCGCATTGATGAACCAGATGATGACGAAGCTGACACATCTGAAGACTAA
- a CDS encoding glycosyltransferase family 2 protein → MASSNLKLSVLIPFFNEAGNIAPLLEEVHTVLGGISFEVICVNDASADTTGEELAQAKEKYPDTVTVLTHVARSGKSAALFTGLKSVTGDWVQLLDGDGQNDPADTRRIWNEIIAPGAPALLGIIAGRRTSRNDSGFKWLQSRVANGVRRFCLKDDAKDTGCGFKLIRTTAFRDLPYFASMHRFFPALIKRAGWDVQEEYVNDRERWHGSSKYGFISRLGAGIVDLLGMIWLVRRGGQGVAAEWNDPRANR, encoded by the coding sequence GTGGCTTCATCTAATCTGAAACTGTCAGTTCTCATTCCCTTTTTTAATGAAGCTGGGAATATCGCGCCTCTTCTAGAAGAGGTGCACACAGTTTTAGGCGGCATTTCATTTGAAGTCATATGCGTCAATGATGCATCTGCAGACACGACTGGCGAAGAACTAGCACAAGCAAAAGAAAAATATCCTGATACAGTTACCGTGCTTACTCACGTCGCAAGAAGCGGAAAGTCAGCCGCTCTATTTACGGGTTTAAAATCTGTCACAGGCGATTGGGTGCAATTACTAGATGGAGATGGTCAAAATGACCCTGCGGACACGCGTCGCATCTGGAATGAAATAATCGCACCAGGTGCCCCTGCTTTACTGGGAATTATCGCAGGCCGCCGAACCAGCCGAAATGACAGTGGATTTAAATGGCTGCAATCACGTGTGGCAAATGGTGTACGTCGCTTTTGCCTAAAAGATGATGCCAAAGATACAGGATGCGGCTTCAAACTCATCCGCACAACAGCATTCAGAGACCTACCTTATTTCGCAAGTATGCATAGGTTTTTTCCAGCGCTAATAAAACGCGCAGGTTGGGATGTGCAGGAAGAATACGTAAATGACCGTGAACGCTGGCATGGCAGCTCAAAATACGGATTTATCTCACGATTGGGTGCAGGAATCGTAGATTTATTGGGCATGATTTGGTTAGTGCGCCGTGGTGGCCAAGGCGTCGCTGCTGAATGGAATGATCCTCGGGCAAATAGATAA
- a CDS encoding APC family permease: protein MEHYSSTEVSFDPQNSENDPVRSANYGRFPKERLIYGAILGYCILHCLIRIFTSPILTIDEAQFALLGQSFSLGYGSDHPPLLSWMFAGLKNTIGVNLYSIAILKYALMTLGLCAYYKSMLTIFEWMDFSGLLHRRLDLAAAATGSWALVFMVGWSNHEDQIPQVLDFTLLSISLFCLTKSLTSKGYAWWIAFGISVGLSLLSHLHLILFPLSLICAAMGMKSLTRPHYDANGDRLSPPAITWVHVGVTLAFTIAVFACHAMWLLQDGGPANSLNAADFGLGENVTFTTQEGIKDLVLSRGLALRALFFAMVEYIMPLGVIFLLLFWPMWFAFIYPFFPKREVDEGPFERTWRRLFSYTLRLSIAFLSIITIITGHTLVTIWMLPVFFALPIWLFFQVQRSGPYFIAMRALAAIILISIIIVPIARFIDWSEDIMSCTEARCHTYLPIDEFAQNLSMEGFANGTIIGADPHLTGNLRTQFPNARILDAHYHVSAFPAATGRGACLAVWRDEDAKMPNNLAKYLNEELGIQQIDKTPGGAIRKNLINSREKHSVLYFRFLKPNKNCR from the coding sequence GTGGAACACTATTCTTCGACTGAAGTGAGTTTTGACCCTCAAAACAGCGAAAATGATCCTGTACGGTCCGCCAATTACGGACGCTTTCCCAAAGAACGCCTCATATATGGTGCAATACTCGGTTATTGTATCCTCCATTGTCTCATTCGCATCTTTACCTCACCTATTCTGACAATAGATGAAGCCCAATTTGCGCTACTCGGTCAGTCTTTCAGCTTGGGGTATGGTTCTGATCATCCACCGCTTTTGTCTTGGATGTTCGCCGGCCTAAAGAATACAATTGGCGTTAATCTTTATTCCATCGCAATTTTAAAATACGCGCTGATGACATTAGGCCTCTGCGCTTATTACAAATCCATGCTGACCATATTTGAATGGATGGATTTTTCAGGACTACTTCATCGTCGATTAGATCTAGCCGCAGCAGCCACAGGCAGCTGGGCGCTCGTTTTCATGGTGGGGTGGAGCAATCATGAAGACCAGATCCCGCAAGTATTAGATTTCACCTTGCTTTCCATCTCTCTTTTTTGTCTGACAAAATCACTCACGAGCAAGGGATATGCATGGTGGATTGCTTTTGGAATTTCTGTCGGCCTAAGCTTGCTCAGCCACTTACATCTGATCTTGTTTCCCCTTAGCCTGATTTGTGCAGCGATGGGCATGAAATCACTTACAAGACCTCATTATGATGCAAATGGCGATAGACTATCACCTCCTGCAATTACATGGGTTCATGTCGGCGTCACTCTTGCCTTCACCATAGCCGTATTTGCATGCCATGCTATGTGGTTGCTGCAAGATGGAGGCCCTGCCAATTCTCTCAATGCTGCGGATTTTGGCTTGGGTGAAAACGTTACCTTCACCACACAAGAAGGCATTAAAGACCTAGTGCTAAGCCGTGGCTTAGCATTGCGGGCATTATTCTTCGCAATGGTAGAATACATCATGCCATTAGGTGTGATTTTCCTATTGCTGTTCTGGCCGATGTGGTTTGCTTTCATTTACCCATTCTTCCCCAAACGGGAAGTTGACGAAGGTCCATTTGAGCGCACTTGGCGTCGCCTATTTTCTTATACATTGAGACTATCCATTGCCTTCCTCAGCATCATCACAATTATAACGGGCCATACGCTCGTGACGATCTGGATGTTGCCTGTATTTTTCGCGCTTCCAATCTGGTTGTTCTTTCAAGTTCAACGTTCTGGCCCTTATTTTATCGCAATGAGAGCTTTGGCAGCTATTATACTCATCTCGATTATCATCGTTCCGATCGCCCGCTTTATTGATTGGAGCGAAGATATAATGAGCTGCACAGAAGCGCGCTGTCATACATATTTGCCAATAGATGAATTTGCACAAAACCTCTCAATGGAAGGGTTTGCAAACGGCACAATTATAGGTGCAGATCCCCATCTCACAGGTAATTTACGCACACAATTCCCAAATGCACGCATATTAGACGCACACTATCACGTTAGTGCCTTTCCAGCTGCGACTGGTAGAGGTGCCTGTTTAGCTGTCTGGAGAGATGAAGACGCAAAAATGCCAAACAATCTCGCAAAATATCTGAACGAAGAACTAGGCATTCAGCAGATAGACAAAACGCCCGGCGGCGCTATTCGCAAAAACCTGATAAACAGTCGCGAAAAACATTCGGTATTATATTTCCGCTTTTTAAAACCGAATAAAAATTGTCGTTAA